In Juglans microcarpa x Juglans regia isolate MS1-56 chromosome 7D, Jm3101_v1.0, whole genome shotgun sequence, the following are encoded in one genomic region:
- the LOC121238686 gene encoding protein GL2-INTERACTING REPRESSOR 1-like, which produces MYPSTQNDLGDPNNIPVGFQNICDNESGSGCIGKETKKRCFMEMRRYDISRDVDLELRLSPPGVSFWGKSSKTSPLSSQETTTSLDLNSSDYLDDSSSILEVPSLCLMGCTLCLIYVMVSEADPKCPKCKRSFLIDMFRDNLSKGCRKSYL; this is translated from the exons ATGTATCCTTCAACCCAAAATGACTTAGGTGACCCTAATAATATTCCAGTGGGATTTCAGAACATCTGTGACAATGAG AGTGGAAGTGGATGCATTGggaaggaaacaaaaaagagaTGCTTTATGGAAATGAGAAGATATGATATTAGTAGAGATGTGGATTTGGAACTTAGATTGTCACCACCGGGAGTGAGTTTCTGGGGCAAATCATCAAAAACTTCACCATTATCATCTCAAGAAACAACCACATCGTTGGACTTGAACTCAAGCGACTATCTTGATGATAGTAGCTCTATTCTTGAAGTACCATCATTATGTTTGATGGGATGTACCCTTTGCTTAATCTATGTGATGGTGTCTGAAGCAGATCCCAAATGCCCGAAATGCAAGAGATCCTTTTTGATTGATATGTTTCGAGATAACCTATCAAAGGGATGTAGGAAGAGCTATCTCTAG